From Astyanax mexicanus isolate ESR-SI-001 chromosome 16, AstMex3_surface, whole genome shotgun sequence, one genomic window encodes:
- the s1pr3a gene encoding sphingosine 1-phosphate receptor 3a, with protein sequence MDSELEEGMNFVIVTHYNHSGKWGRPRSGNTCKTAVLLLICVLIVLENATVLLALRRNKRFHSRMYLLIGNLALSDLLAGVAYVVNIFTSGRRTFFLTPAQWLLREGSMFVALSASTFSLLAIGVERHMTMVRLRPCEAAAGGRGRLLALLAACWAVSLLLSALPSLGWNCLDQLHTCSTVLPLYAKSYVAFCTSVFSALLAAVVALYVRIYRLVTSSGRRVGSRPSERSLALLRTVVIVLGVFVACWAPLFLLLLLDVGCGPERCPVLYQVDWFIALAVLNSALNPLIYTLSSREMRVAFFRLLCCCCCRTQLDSVPATTRPAIPGTGIPTAENSKSSIGGTGSGAVRSTLMKSKVPTPANSHHQHGDSSTPAVTHTSGPADLLSAVLVKAGALPSLSKF encoded by the coding sequence ATGGACAGCGAACTGGAGGAGGGGATGAACTTTGTGATTGTGACCCACTACAACCACTCGGGCAAGTGGGGTCGCCCCCGGAGCGGTAATACCTGTAAgacagctgtgctgctgctcaTCTGTGTGCTGATTGTACTGGAAAATGCCACGGTGTTGCTGGCACTGCGGCGCAACAAGCGCTTCCACAGCCGCATGTACCTGCTCATCGGCAACCTGGCGCTGTCTGACCTGCTGGCGGGCGTGGCCTACGTGGTGAACATCTTCACATCAGGCCGGCGCACCTTCTTTCTTACCCCAGCGCAGTGGCTGTTGCGCGAGGGCAGCATGTTCGTAGCACTGAGCGCATCCACCTTCAGCCTTCTGGCTATAGGAGTGGAGCGGCACATGACGATGGTGCGTTTGAGGCCGTGTGAGGCGGCTGCTGGAGGGCGTGGACGGTTGCTGGCACTGTTGGCCGCCTGCTGGGCCGTCTCTCTGCTGCTCAGCGCCCTGCCCAGCCTGGGCTGGAACTGCCTGGACCAGCTACACACCTGTTCCACTGTGCTGCCGCTCTACGCCAAGAGCTACGTGGCCTTCTGCACCAGCGTGTTCAGTGCCCTGCTGGCAGCAGTGGTGGCACTATATGTGCGCATTTACAGGCTAGTGACTTCCAGTGGGCGGAGGGTGGGCTCGCGGCCCTCAGAGCGTTCACTGGCTCTGCTGCGGACTGTGGTGATCGTGCTGGGCGTGTTTGTGGCCTGCTGGGCGCCGCTCTTCCTGCTGCTCCTGCTGGACGTGGGCTGCGGGCCTGAGCGATGCCCTGTGCTCTACCAGGTGGACTGGTTTATAGCTCTGGCTGTGCTCAACTCTGCCCTCAACCCACTGATCTACACCCTTTCCAGCCGTGAGATGCGTGTGGCCTTCTTCCGcttgctgtgctgctgctgctgccggacACAGCTGGATTCTGTTCCAGCCACGACCAGGCCAGCAATTCCAGGCACAGGCATTCCCACGGCTGAGAACAGCAAATCCAGTATAGGAGGAACAGGTAGCGGAGCGGTCAGGTCAACATTAATGAAGAGCAAAGTCCCCACCCCAGCTAACTCCCACCACCAGCACGGGGACTCTTCCACACCCGCAGTCACGCACACGTCTGGACCAGCAGATCTTCTGTCTGCAGTGCTGGTCAAAGCAGGTGCTCTGCCTTCACTAAGCAAGTTCTGA